The Lactuca sativa cultivar Salinas chromosome 2, Lsat_Salinas_v11, whole genome shotgun sequence genome includes the window AGACTGTGACGAATCTAGAACCAAAATCAACGAGGTTCCTTATATAAATGAAATGGAAAAAGTATGAAAATATAGATCTTTTGGCAAAAATAAGGTAGTTccttatgtttttttatatagaattattgtattaaaaaaagaaaaaaggtaggtcctaggaccttGTGTATGAATAGCTACGCCCTGATGagagaagaagagaaaggaaaatAGAAGAAGAAATACCCGATATGTCGTGGTAGTTTGTGGTCGGGATAACAATTGACAACAATCGTTGTACCACAAAGCAAACGGGGTGGTGTGCATGTCCGGGGTGATGGTTCCAAGTGGCAATAAAGGGCTCTCTGTTGAGAATATATTGAAAGCATACTGAACGACCTcactatttattataaaaataatttctaattaaacttAATTTTTCATGTTGGTTAGCAATTCTATCCAAATAAATTCAATTTAATTTTTTatctgaaaagaaaaataaaaaatatatatcaaaaaatataTCAACAATGGTATAGTTTTATAgagattttatttatatattttagtatattttaTGTAGCTATTTACAAATATACCATCCAAATATTTGTTTGATAGCCAAAACCGGTTAGTAGCCGGTAGGTTTTTATGTTACTATTTCTTTATAATTAGTTTGAACAACCCATCTAAATTTTTGCCAATAAGGATGGTCTAAAGAATAAATTATTCAATTGACAGAAATGTAGAAAGAGAAATtagatattttgtttttttaaacatctttttatttatttaaaattctaTAGActctattaattttatttttttaatactttttattttaacatttatttTGATAGTAAGTAGAAAGATAATAacaaaaaatatttgattttttatataaatgatttGTGATTaaaaaaagtttcgatgtatggttGGTTTTCACAtgttaaatcaaaattttaagttgttatttttttaaaaaataaataaataaataatgtctTTGTTAAGCTTAGAGCcatttctaaaaaataattttctacttcttttaaatatttttttatattgctTGATTCAACGATTCGATCACCAACACCATCATATACTGCTTATCGTTATCGTCAACCACCAACCTCCAACTCTCCATGTCCACCACAAACTACCATCGTCTACCACTCTACAACCGTTATCACTGTCTACCACCCCACCACCACCATTAAAAATAAATCCAAAAATTTATATGTAGTATTTTTCAAACCTTTAAAATTAAATCCAAACACACATGATAATATTTTCAATGAAATAACCAAAATAAGAATACTGATTTTTGATAATCTTTTTAAATTGCTAATTTTGTACATAACAATCTAATTTTGGACTGCATAATTGTTAGGTTGATTTTCATGTATCATTTtagtatatttttttaatcattttcgCGATATATTGTGTATATTTAGCATGCATTTCATATGTTCTATTACATTGTTTGTTTGTGACAATTTTACTCGTTTAAGCTTAATTTATGCAGATTTATGTAAATGGGTAATGACATCTTTGTGTGCCAATAGAAGTCCCACGGAAAGCCATGCAATCACATTTGAAGTCTCGTACCAACATCCATGATAAAGTAATAAACGAAGCGATTTAAGTGATTTCTTAAAAATTTGGCAGCAATGCGTGGTCTTCGTAGAGTGATTGACTCGAAGTGTAAACATGGTCTGATCGAGCTGAAAATTTATAGGGGTATACCTAACCCATAGATATTTAATTTGAAAGGGTGAAGATCAGATTTGAACCAAGTTTGATGCACGTTTGGGCCTTGTGAACTGTAGCGGGAAATCTGTCCAAATTAAAATTCCAACAACCCATTTGTTTGATTATTGTCACACGGCAACCCGATCATTTTTATTTCAGCAGCCCATATTTTATTTCAGCAGCCCACATCTTATTGCAGCAGCCCAAGTTACAACTTAATAGTCCACTAGACTTGAaaggttattttttatttttttattttttttatttttttatttatttattgttttgtagtTTTCAGTGGTTTAGCCGTCTTAAACGGCTAAATCACCGGGTATGGACATTCGGTTTATAATTATGTGAATGACTTTGAATTTTCTAGTGAAGTTGTTGATtatatttctttttcctttttatcCATATGATTTCCGTTAAAAATAAATTCCGCTCTCTTGATTCTTTGTGAACTTGAAAAcctcaattagggtttagatggtTGAATTGATATGTTGAGTGTTTGATTATGTAATCGACCATTTAATTAACTTAAGTAGTGTATAATGTTATTGACTTCGTAAGATATTGATTAACATTATGAAATCAATTGGTATAATTGTTAGTTTTCCGGGCTTATGAGAAAACCATTTGTGATTGGTATAGTTGTTTGAACATTAATGCAAACACATAATTATAAAGAACTTGTTTGGTAATTATGTAGTGTATTAGTTCCAATTGAAGAACTTGCTTTAATTGGATGATTTTGTAACTTGGTTGAAAAGCTTGTAATCAAGTGTTTGACAAATAAGATTTATTATTTGATAAACTCATTAATGAGTCTGATCAACCTAAAAAGTGTTTAAGAAACTATTGCACAATCACAACTTTTGATCATGCTTTTCCAACAATTACACGGTTATAATGAATGTtgattatgttatttttaatttattattattatttttagctAAATTAATACATCCGATTTTGTAGTTTGAACTCACTTTTATCTGGTTaattatatgatttgatgttatctTGTTATTCTTTCTTGCCATCTTAGTTTTGTTATAACCGAATGTTTGATTCTTAACCCGGTTCATATTGGCCGCTTGAATTAGGGTTAGTTAATTCTCGTTATTTgatttgtaaaatccataactattTTATGAATTAATGATAAGTGACACACATCGAATTGGTTTTGTGATGAGATTAACTTTGGTGTAAACTAAAATTGCATGTTTTCACCctcccgagcttgtgagaagtattaaACGTTGTTGGGCACATTTGCACAAAACTTAATGCGACATTTCTATCTATTTGTAAGAGCTTGTTTAAAGTATGTTAGTAAGGTTAACTttaattcaaagagcttgttttaattaaacaatttggTGAATGGAAGATGCTAGAACTTGTTAGTATCTTCAGGTACCAACTTAGACTAAAATTTAATTTGACATTGATTTATAATTAGCATACATTAATAGGTGAATAGAACTTGAATCCATATTGTTTTTActtttgtttctagtatttctttAACTGTATTTCATTTTAGTTTTACTCGTTTTCAAAACATTTCCCGTATATTTACTTTTTATGCATTTGAATCAAAAAATAACTATTTTGCTTTATTTATTGATTAAAACCGAATCCCTAAGGATGAACCTTGTTTACTACTCATACTatcatttttaaacatataaatgcAAATAAGACTTATTGTTTGATGGATTCGACACCCATCAATAATACTTCACCATTGTTCATCGAAGATATAGGCAAAACAAATTGACCACACCAGAACGAAGAAACAAACACAAAATTAACCACATGAGATGAAGAATTAGAAGTTGCAAACATATAGGCACAAAAATGTTCAACAAaattttaggaaaaagtgaaCAAAAAAACAAATCACAATACTTCAAAAGTTTTTGTTAGTATCTAGATATGTTGCCTTCAATCAGTTGTGTTGTTTGGACCTTAGAACGGATTGAACTCCAATCGAACCATATACACTTTGGAGGCGAAActcacatcatcatcatcatctttcgTCTTTTATATAAGTGCAACTATTAACACAATCTCACCCTTGTCTTTTGTTGCCTAATGTATGCTTCTCATAAATTCATCTCATCTAAACCATTCCACAAGTGAAGCCGTAGGGTTGAGTTTCCATCTCCGGTGGGTTATGTTGCCGGAAAGGGAGAAGACGTGAAACATTTCCTAAAAATCTTTACAATAACAACTATGTCATCATTCACCCATTCTACTCAAATTCTCAGTTTTATTTCATATAATCTTCATCGTATAATCCTACAACTAAACAATACACTTGTGTATACATTCCaagtaattaaaatatatataaacctgtctctctctctctctctctctctctctctctatatatatatatatatatatatatatatatatatatatatatatatatatatatatatatatatatatatatatatatatatatatataagattgttACATTAAATCGCATACTCATCATCTTCAGCTCCTTCAAGTCTCCACTCACTTCCATAGTAAGAATTGGGCAATCCCAACCAGAATTTAAAAGCTTCAGCTGCTCTTTTCCTCTCTATCCTCCGATCTTGCCTCGCTCTTGAAGCATGTTTGCTTGTAAACATCCTCGAATGCATCTCTACATAAATTCTCGTATATTTCGTCTTATTTGGTGCTATCCCAAGTTCCTCCATGAACGCTACAATTTCCAAAGCTTTCTTAAAGAAAGCAGCTCTCACACAGATATCCGCTAAAGTATCCAACAGTCCTTCATCAGGCTTCAAAATCGGAACATTATGAGGACCAGATTTAGAAACCCTAGTTTCATCCGTTGTTATCAATCCACATCGTTCCTTTATTTCGTTCCAAAGTAACAGAGCATCTCCTGGTTTTTTTGCTAATGCTATACAATTAGCGAGACTCCCGTATGTAGCTACATCTGGATAAACCCCTTTCTTTTTCATCTTCTCGACTATTTCATTTGCAGGATCCAACATTCCTAACCTGGCATAAGCTTCTATTAACATGTTCCAAGCGACTAGATCTACTTTCACTCGTGGGTCTTTTTGCATTTCGTCGAACACTTCGTGGGCAAGCTTCGGTTGCCCAGATACAGAAAACGCTTTCATCAGAGTGGTGTAACTTATCTTTGTGGGAGCGATGCCTTTTGATCTCATTTCGTTGAAGAAGACGAGAGCTCCTGCACAGTCATCGATCAGTATACATCCATCGATCATTGTGTTGTAGGATACTGCATCTGGTTCGATCCCTGAATCGATCATCTCTTTGATAGTCTCCCTTGCATTATTTATTTGTAGTTGTTGGCAATACCCTTTGAGGAGGATATTGTAAGTGACCCGATTGGCTTGAACTCCGGCTTTACTCATCTCGGAAAGAACTTGTCTTGCTTTTTCCATTGCTCCAACATTCACAAGTGCAGAAACGACTGTTGTGTATGAAACGTGATCTGGGTGACTAGAACTGTCTTCTTGGTTTCTCATTGCCTCGAGCATTCTCACTGTATCTTTGATCCGGCCTGCTTTCATGTAACCCTTCATTAAAGTTGTGTACATTCTAGTGTTGGGAAGGAATACCTTTGGCAACAATGGTGGTTCGTAATCAGTTGGGTGTTTCATGTTCGGAAGCAATTTCTCGAACacttcattttcattttcatttgggAATTCTTCCGAATTTGAATCCCTTAAAAGCTTGCAAATATCTTGTCTCCCTTCCCTCATTgcttgaacgattttctctgcgGTTTCCAGATCGTTAAAGCCGATATAGGAGGCCACCAACGATTGCAATGTCGTCATACACACCGGGATGCCCTTTTCGAGAATACGTTCCAGTACAAAGACAAACAAGTCTTTCCTCTCAATCCTCGCACAAAGCTTGATCATGATATTGTAAGTCAAGATATCCGGCTCGCATTTGTTCTCAGGCATTTCCTCGAACAGTTGGAGGAACTTTTCGGTCCAACCCAAATTGGCACACGCATTGAGGACTGCATTGTATGCCGCAGTGTCAGGGCGCGAATTCATCACCATGGTTGGCTCCGTGAATCTCTTGATTGTCCGGGTCACCGATGAAAACAGCTTGACGGCCTCCTTGGGGCCGTCATCGCCTGATGCTGCTAGGCGACTTACGACGGCACTCCACGCCTTGACATGAGGGAGGTATCCAGATCTAAGCATAGACTTGAGAATAGAGTTGGCGTAGAGTGTGTCGCCGGACTTGGCAGCAGCGACAGCAAGAAGACCAAGGGAGTT containing:
- the LOC111916405 gene encoding pentatricopeptide repeat-containing protein At3g09650, chloroplastic; the encoded protein is MTATPPPSSTTTSTLSRHQQHQHHSLNAPANLHWVSHPPFATKLFTSTSSSTTTATTNPSRVRAVTDSSASLTTITTPHRDSHDDTLLNLLRQRKTEEAWLAYTQSPHLPNPTCLSRLVCQLSYQNTPSALTRAQSIIQRLRHERQLHRLDSNSLGLLAVAAAKSGDTLYANSILKSMLRSGYLPHVKAWSAVVSRLAASGDDGPKEAVKLFSSVTRTIKRFTEPTMVMNSRPDTAAYNAVLNACANLGWTEKFLQLFEEMPENKCEPDILTYNIMIKLCARIERKDLFVFVLERILEKGIPVCMTTLQSLVASYIGFNDLETAEKIVQAMREGRQDICKLLRDSNSEEFPNENENEVFEKLLPNMKHPTDYEPPLLPKVFLPNTRMYTTLMKGYMKAGRIKDTVRMLEAMRNQEDSSSHPDHVSYTTVVSALVNVGAMEKARQVLSEMSKAGVQANRVTYNILLKGYCQQLQINNARETIKEMIDSGIEPDAVSYNTMIDGCILIDDCAGALVFFNEMRSKGIAPTKISYTTLMKAFSVSGQPKLAHEVFDEMQKDPRVKVDLVAWNMLIEAYARLGMLDPANEIVEKMKKKGVYPDVATYGSLANCIALAKKPGDALLLWNEIKERCGLITTDETRVSKSGPHNVPILKPDEGLLDTLADICVRAAFFKKALEIVAFMEELGIAPNKTKYTRIYVEMHSRMFTSKHASRARQDRRIERKRAAEAFKFWLGLPNSYYGSEWRLEGAEDDEYAI